GCCTGACGCGCAACCGCAGCAGCACTGGTGGGCTGCTTGCCTGCGGTTTTGCCATGTTTCGACATGGCTTCACGACGCGCCAGCACCAGGGCCCGGCTGGGATTTTCGATCGAGCGCCTCTTGGGAGCGGTTTTGCGTCGCTCGAGACCAGATCGGCCTGCACCGGAGCGAGGAGTCAGCTCAACAGTGACGGCGGGACGTTCGACTTTTTCAGGAGCAGCAACCGGTGCAGCGACGGGAGCTTCTCGAGCTACATCAGCACGGTTGCGATCCCGACTGGAAGACGCAGACTTGCCTCGACGGGAGAGGGCTTCACGGCGGGAGAGCACCAGTTCGCGGCTGGGATGACGCTGCGCTTTCCCCTGGGGGCTGCGAGAGGGAGCCGCGGTTCGGGTCAGCGAGACCGGGGATTGCGCAACGCTGGCCACAGGAGCTGAGGTCGCAGGCTGAACCGCGTTTGTGGCATCGGTGCGAGTTGGACGGGCATCACTGGCCGACCTGATCCGATTATTTCCACCGAGGGCAGCGGACGCTTTCTTCCCCGAGGTGGTCAGCGCTCTGCGGCGCTCAAGTGCGAGTTCTCGACTGGAAAGTCTTGCCATGTCCGCCCGGTGAAGTCGTCAAAGAGCTGGGGGCGCTGCCCCCGTTAAAAACTGGAGCCCTGAACAGAAATCAGGGCTCGGAACCAAGGGTTCGAAGGATCAGCGTCCTTCGAAAACCACGAAGCAGGCACCCTGGCTCTGGGTGTAGGCGTCGTAACCGACGATGCGCACGTGGTGGTCGGGGTAGGCGCGATGGCAGGCCTCGAGCTCACTCACGACAACATTGAGATCCTTCTCGCCAAAGAAGGGAAGCTTCCAATAGGACCAGTAGGTGGCCATGGAGTTGCTGGGATGGACATGCTCGATGAGCGGGCTCCAGCCCTGGGCGATGATGTAAGCGATCTGGTCGTAGATCTCGTCCTGGGTCATCGGCGGAAGAAAGCCGAAGGTCTCCAGGGTGGCGACTGTTTTGTAGTCACCCACGGTGCTCTGGAAAGGCATGGGGATCCTGGGTGTAAGTAAAAGGTGTGGCCGGTCGCTGAAACCGGCCGGGGTTGTGATCAGCTCTGAACGTCGAGCTTGTCGACGGTGTCGAACTCGAACTTGATCTCCTTCCAGGTCTCGAGGGCGATGGCCAGCTCAGGGCTGTGCTTGCCTGCTTCCAGGAGGATGTCGCGGCTTTCCTTCTCGATCTCGCGACCGGCATTGCGTGCCTTGACGCAGGCTTCGAGAGCCACGCGGTTGGCAGCTGCACCTGCAGCGGAGCCCCAGGGGTGTCCGTGAGTACCACCACCGAACTGCAGAACAGAGTCGTCACCGAAGATCGCCACGAGTGCGGGCATGTGCCACACGTGGATGCCACCGGAAGCAACGGCGAACACGCCGGGCATTGAGCCCCAGTCCTGGTCGAAGAAATTGCCGCGGCTGCGGTCTTCAGGCACGAAGGATTCGCGCAGCTGGTCGATGTAGCCGAGGGTGGTCTGACGATCACCTTCCAGCTTTCCGACAACAGTGCCGGTGTGGAGCTGGTCACCACCGGACAGACGCAGACACTTGGCGAGAACGCGGAAGTGGATGCCGTGCTTGGGATGACGGTCAATCACCGCGTGCATGGCGCGGTGGATGTGAAGCAGCATGCCGTTCTTGCGGCACCACTTCGACAGACCGGTGTTGGCAGTGAAGCCACCGGTGATGAAGTCGTGCATGATGATCGGCATTCCGAGTTCCTTGGCGAACTCGGCGCGCTCGTACATCTCCTCGGGAGTGTTGGCGGTCACGTTCAGATAGTGACCCTTGCGCTCACCGGTCTCCTGCTCGGACAGCTTGATGGCTTCCGCAACGAATTCGAAGCGGTTCTGCCAGCGCTGGAAGGGCTGGGAGTTGATGTTTTCGTCGTCCTTGGTGAAGTCCAGACCACCGCGCAGGCACTCGTAGACAACACGGCCATAGTTCTTGCCGCTCAGGCCGAGTTTCGGCTTGATCGTGCAGCCCAGCAGAGGACGCCCGTACTTGTTCATCCGGTCGCGCTCGACGCAGATACCGTTCGGGGGGCCGTAGCAGCTCTTGATGAAGGCGATCGGGAAGCGGATGTCCTCCAGACGCAGGTGGCGAAGAGCCTTGAAACCGAACACGTTGCCGACCAGAGAGGTCAGAACGTTGGTGATGGAGCCTTCCTCGAACAGGTCGAGGGGATAGGCGATGAAGGCATAGAAGGATTCCTTGTCACCAGGAACATCTTCGATGCGATAGCAGCGGCCCTTGTAGAACTCGAGATCGGTGAGGAGCTCGGACCACACGGTGGACCAGGTGCCGGTGGAGGATTCGGCAGCCACAGCAGCGGCGACCTCTTCCTTGGGCACACCTTCCTGGCCGGTGCACTTGAAGCAGGCCAGCAGGTCGGTGTCTAGGGGGACGTAATCAGGAGTCCAGTAAGTGTCTCTGTACTCCTTTACCCCGGCGTCGTACTTCTTGCTCATAAGAAAACTCCGTTAAGTCGTTGAAGGCGCGTGAGTTGATGGAACCTCGAATTTCAGAGGCTCAGCCCGTCTCAGTCCTTCTGACCAAGGAAGTTGCCGTTGCCCAGTGCAGGCTCCACTTCGCGGTGGGGGCGGGCAATGATGTGAGCGGCAACGAGGCCGTCGCCAACGCGCTCACAGGCATCGGCGCCAGCACGCACAGCAGCGTTCACAGCGCCGGTTTCGCCGCGCACCAGAACGGTGACATAACCGCCACCGACGAACTCACGACCGATCAGACGCACTTCGGCAGCCTTGGTCATGGCGTCAGCCGCTTCGATCGCTGGAACGAGGCCGCGTGTCTCGATCATGCCGAGAGCGATGCCCATGGTTTCGTTTGCCATTACCTACCGGGAATAGGGGGGGGATGTTCGCCGATGAGACTGCTCTGCCAGAGGGCGACCCGTCAAGACCTAATACGCTTTCTCAGGATCACTGTCCGTAGTGAACCTGATAAGCGCTGCTGATCACCCTGTCAGGGACTGATCTAAAACGCTGTGCATCTCAGCGTCAGCGGGCCCACACAAGCGATGGCAGAACCGGGAAAGGTTCATAGCATTGCATTTGTATAACTGAAAATCCGGGCTTTCCGGGTGGGATGTTCAACCTGTTCAGGTCTCGGCTGAGGACAGAAGTTCAGAAGACTTACACCTGATCACACACAATGGTGCTCCCCATCCGGAGCCGCGCTTTGCGCACGCTGATCATCGCCAGCGGCAATCCTTACAAGGTGGCTGAGATTGAGTCGATGCTCGGGCCGATTGACCTGGATGTTCAGCGACAACCCGCCGATCTCGATGTCGAGGAGACAGGGAGCACATACTTTGAGAACGCTCGTCTCAAGGCCAGCGCCGCAGCGGCGAGAACAGGATGCTGGGCTCTTGCCGACGACTCCGGCCTTGAAGTTGATGCTCTCGACGGAGCTCCGGGTCTTTACACAGCGCGACTCGCC
Above is a window of Synechococcus sp. BIOS-E4-1 DNA encoding:
- a CDS encoding ribulose bisphosphate carboxylase small subunit, with product MPFQSTVGDYKTVATLETFGFLPPMTQDEIYDQIAYIIAQGWSPLIEHVHPSNSMATYWSYWKLPFFGEKDLNVVVSELEACHRAYPDHHVRIVGYDAYTQSQGACFVVFEGR
- a CDS encoding form I ribulose bisphosphate carboxylase large subunit encodes the protein MSKKYDAGVKEYRDTYWTPDYVPLDTDLLACFKCTGQEGVPKEEVAAAVAAESSTGTWSTVWSELLTDLEFYKGRCYRIEDVPGDKESFYAFIAYPLDLFEEGSITNVLTSLVGNVFGFKALRHLRLEDIRFPIAFIKSCYGPPNGICVERDRMNKYGRPLLGCTIKPKLGLSGKNYGRVVYECLRGGLDFTKDDENINSQPFQRWQNRFEFVAEAIKLSEQETGERKGHYLNVTANTPEEMYERAEFAKELGMPIIMHDFITGGFTANTGLSKWCRKNGMLLHIHRAMHAVIDRHPKHGIHFRVLAKCLRLSGGDQLHTGTVVGKLEGDRQTTLGYIDQLRESFVPEDRSRGNFFDQDWGSMPGVFAVASGGIHVWHMPALVAIFGDDSVLQFGGGTHGHPWGSAAGAAANRVALEACVKARNAGREIEKESRDILLEAGKHSPELAIALETWKEIKFEFDTVDKLDVQS
- a CDS encoding BMC domain-containing protein produces the protein MANETMGIALGMIETRGLVPAIEAADAMTKAAEVRLIGREFVGGGYVTVLVRGETGAVNAAVRAGADACERVGDGLVAAHIIARPHREVEPALGNGNFLGQKD